The Oryzias melastigma strain HK-1 linkage group LG3, ASM292280v2, whole genome shotgun sequence genome contains a region encoding:
- the blzf1 gene encoding golgin-45 produces MTAVRASRVPVRGPGDGMETENSKVLLEIDTEAPPPNASQVPLLKVANQKQSPKSTPCVPVPAIPEPHGVLHLGKVSREACTEVEAVRIIVPRAAITRCSRTGPTEGKGEADHQTEERGSPSPPLVEDWRGELKKLQNSERRLLQDKEGLSNQLRVQTEVNRELKKLLVASVGDDLQYHFERMAREKNQLILENEALGRSLAHTAEQLERMSIQCDVWRSKFLASRVMAEELTNARGALQRQTREAQGAIQDLLLEREEFSRDMMLTHRSLEQLLVSLQWGRQQTYYPSAQPLSIGELAAANHKLADTINSRLLGNSSSNGVKNNSAAEQLCSTPAEKMAEKVLQILDPTSCSENKAECELMDSSSSNFLNSKKSIGRFHPYTRYENITFNCCERCSGDILVL; encoded by the exons ATGACAGCTGTGAGGG CTTCCAGAGTTCCTGTTCGGGGTCCTGGAGATGGCATggaaacagaaaattcaaaagtatTGTTGGAAATAGACACTGAAGCCCCGCCTCCAAATGCATCTCAAGTTCCCCTTCTTAAAGTAGCTAACCAAAAGCAAAGCCCTAAGTCTACCCCCTGTGTCCCTGTACCTGCCATTCCTGAGCCTCATGGGGTGCTGCACCTGGGCAAGGTGAGTCGAGAGGCCTGTACCGAGGTGGAGGCTGTGAGGATCATAGTGCCACGAGCTGCTATCACTCGCTGCAGCCGCACTGGACCCACTGAAGGGAAAGGAGAGGCAGACCACCAGACTGAGGAACGGGGCTCCCCTTCACCTCCACTTGTTGAAGATTGGAGAGGAGAGCTGAAAAAGCTACAAAACTCAGAACGCAGACTGCTACAAGATAAGGAAGGCCTCTCCAATCAGCTCAGAGTGCAGACAGAG GTCAACCGTGAACTGAAGAAACTATTGGTCGCATCTGTAGGCGATGACCTTCAGTATCACTTTGAACGAATGGCTCGAGAGAAAAACCAGCTGATTCTGGAGAATGAGGCTCTCGGTCGCAGTCTCGCACAcactgcagagcagctggagcgAATGAGCATCCAGTGTGATGTCTGGAGGAGCAAGTTCTTAGCCAGCAG AGTCATGGCAGAGGAGCTCACTAACGCCAGAGGGGCTCTCCAAAGACAGACCAGAGAGGCACAAGGAGCAATCCAAGACCTGCTTCTGGAGAGAGAGGAGTTTTCTAGAGACATGATGCTCACCCACAG ATCTCTGGAGCAGCTCCTGGTGTCTCTGCAGTGGGGCAGACAGCAGACGTACTACCCCAGTGCTCAGCCTCTCAGCATAGGAGAGCTtgcagcagccaatcacaaACTAGCAGATACCATCAACTCCCGCCTTCTgggaaacagcagcagcaatggggtgaaaaacaacagtgcaGCTGAGCAGCTCTGCAGCACACCAGCTGAGAAGATGGCTGAGAAG GTGCTGCAGATTCTGGACCCCACCTCTTGTTcagaaaacaaagcagagtGCGAGCTGATggattcctcctcctccaacttCCTGAACAGCAAGAAGAGCATTGGAAGGTTTCACCCGTACACCCGCTACGAGAACATTACTTTTAACTGCTGTGAGCGCTGTAGCGGAGACATCCTGGTGCTGTAG
- the LOC112161263 gene encoding cell surface A33 antigen, whose protein sequence is MESSMLTFVLLCVVWSNVAAIEVKIPEQVYEAVNGSDTTIPCKFETSVENPQSGVISWFRRDLNSSARNELILTYYYPDKIFDVAENVDAKGFSIDADLLNGKADLIIKNVEMEDNMIFECRVQIRGDIDGTNSNSATLVVLVAPSTPICEVQGNPKNGEDIKLTCVSNEASPPAEYKWQSLDAQNNPRDPEPKSTDNGGVLSLFGITTDTSGTYTCTSSNKVGSASCSLTLSVTP, encoded by the exons ATGGAGAGCAGCATGCTTACCTTTGTGCTTCTGTGTGTGG tGTGGTCAAATGTTGCTGCCATCGAAGTGAAAATTCCTGAACAAGTGTATGAGGCTGTCAATGGAAGTGACACAACAATACCCTGCAAATTTGAAACAAGTGTTGAAAACCCCCAATCAGGTGTCATCTCATGGTTTAGGAGGGATTTGAACTCCTCTGCTAGGAAT GAGCTCATCCTTACCTATTATTATCCTGACAAAATCTTTGATGTGGCAGAAAATGTTGATGCCAAGGGCTTTTCTATTGATGCGGATCTCCTGAATGGCAAGGCTGACCTTATAATCAAAAACGTTGAAATGGAAGACAACATGATCTTTGAGTGCCGCGTCCAGATTCGAGGAGATATTGACGGCACAAATTCAAATTCAGCCACTTTGGTGGTTTTGG tggCTCCATCTACACCCATCTGTGAGGTGCAGGGAAATCCTAAGAATGGCGAGGACATCAAACTCACCTGTGTGTCTAACGAAGCGTCTCCCCCTGCTGAATACAAATGGCAAAGTCTTGATGCTCAGAACAATCCTCGTGATCCAGAGCCCAAATCTACTGACA atgGAGGAGTTTTGAGTCTTTTTGGCATCACCACAGACACATCAGGAACCTATACCTGCACATCCAGCAATAAAGTTGGCTCTGCTTCATGCAGTCTGACGCTCTCAGTCACACCGT AG
- the LOC112161264 gene encoding golgin-45-like, which translates to MAIWDSLKSPRAFTLTSDAFSGLFQLAKVEQQPQTHEAQRPANKCINQLIFVAFVSLRSLEQLLVSLQWGRQQTYYPSAQPLSIGELAAANHKLADTIKSRLLGNSSSNGVKNNSAAEQLCSTPAEKMAEKMLQILDPISCSENKAECELMDSSSSNFLNSKKSIGRFHPYTRYENITFNCCERCSGDILVL; encoded by the exons ATGGCAATCTGGGACTCTCTA AAATCTCCAAGGGCCTTCACGCTCACTTCTGATGCTTTCAGTGGCCTTTTTCAGCTAGCCAAGGTGGAGCAACAACCGCAAACTCATGAAGCCCAAAGACCAGCCAACAA GTGTATAAATCAGCTGATCTTTGTGGCCTTTGTTTCCCTCAGATCTCTGGAGCAGCTCCTGGTGTCTCTGCAGTGGGGCAGACAGCAGACGTACTACCCCAGTGCTCAGCCTCTCAGCATAGGAGAGCTtgcagcagccaatcacaaGCTAGCAGATACAATCAAATCCCGCCTTCTgggaaacagcagcagcaacggggtgaaaaacaacagtgcaGCTGAGCAGCTCTGCAGCACACCAGCTGAGAAGATGGCTGAGAAG ATGCTGCAGATTCTGGACCCCATCTCTTGTTcagaaaacaaagcagagtGCGAGCTGATggattcctcctcctccaacttCCTGAACAGCAAGAAGAGCATTGGAAGGTTTCACCCGTACACCCGCTATGAGAACATTACTTTTAACTGCTGTGAGCGCTGTAGCGGAGACATCCTGGTGCTGTAG